GCCAGGTTTTTTTGTAAGAAAAGAAGAAAATCATAGATGGATATCATGCAGACTAGTGATTCTTCACATCATGGAATTGTAGAGAACAGCCCTTATACAACTCCCTATGATAGACGTGTGGAAGGTGATCAACTTGGTGCTTCGTGGTATTTTAGTAGAAAAGAAATAGAAGAGAATTCCCTTTCAAGGAGAGATGGTATTGATTTAAAGAAGGAGTCTTACCTTCGCAAGTCATACTGCACTTTCCTTCAGGATTTCGGGATGAGGCTTAAAGTGTAAGAATATATTGTACCATGGGTATTTTATTGTTACATCTTTTACTGAGTAATATACCTGATGTTTTAGCAGTATTATTTGAATCTTGAAAGTTCTTTTCAAGTTTCTGCAGATAACTGGATGTTTTCCTATAGCTTAATTTCATTCAAGCAGTTTTTGTTTCTTTCTCATTTCCCGTTAAGAATATCTGAGATACTTTATGATTGGTGTTACCCTCATTTTATTTTCAAAACCTGAGGAAAGTACACTGCACACTTAAAGCATAAATGATTGCATTTTTTTATGACAGTTCTTGTATATACTGTGCATGACTATGTTCTATAACCTTTATGGACAGATTGTCAGGGCCTGTTTAGTTGGAAGCCAAACCCTGACACACTTTGCCTGTTTGACCTAGTTAGGCAAGTGTCTGACATGCTCAGACACTCTTAGGCTGCGAATCAACATACATTTAATGATAATATTTGATGGGAGGAATAGCTAAAGCATACACTGTGAGGTATGTTTGTTAAAAACATAAGATGTTAGGGATGCAGATGTTATTCAGAAGATCACACAAGCATCACCTCTGGTGATCGAGGGAACATGACGCATAGGTTTAAAATAAACATAGTGTCCTTACATGATAGGTTGCCAAGCATGCTGAGTGCTCAAGTGCTAGTTTAATCATTTCCCCATCCAGAAAAACTTGTCTGCTTTTTCCTGGCATTTTACTTGACTATATGGACTAAATGTTTTTATTTAATCATGCGATATATGTACTATGTTAGATATTTGATAATTATCTGATCGTTGACCTGTCCAGTTTTTCTTCTGCCTAAGCATTTTTGAGCATTTATGTGCACTCCATGCTTGTTAGCTTTGTATCTTAACTTTATTTCTGTGACAACATTCAGAGATAATTTAGCACTATTTGATGTGAATAATTTGATGGTAAAGCTCTCAATTATCAAGCCATGTTTAATTTGTTCAGCTGAGATATTTGCTAGCACATGCTTGTTAATATGATATTTATGTTTGAAAGTTGCTAGATATGCCTGTGATGACACTACTATTCAGGTTTTACCTTTAAAAATGTCTTCTTCATCAGCACATGGCATTTTAGGAATAAGTTATTAACATATTGTTACTCAGTTTTTCCCTTAAAAAAGGGTTGATGTTTTCTTCATCAGCACACGGCATTTTAAGGAATAAGTTCTTAACATATAGTCCCTTtatattctttgatttttttaCTATAGAGAATTCGTAACATATTGGCCCTTACCCCAGTGTTATGTTCATTGATTTGTTACATTTAGCCCACTTGTTTTTATCGGGCATGGAACAATGGCTGATGACATCCTTGTCTAGGTAGAACAGTAAATATTCAACCGTATTTAGTGTTTTATAGCCCTTTATGTGCCCTtagaacatttgctccatgaatgTTTATGAAGCAGTAAAGACCCCGTTGTATTACTGCATGAATTGTGCTCTCTTGGGTTGGTTGATAGTTGTTTACGGTATTTTCTTTCCTTATTGATGAATTACTTCATTATGTAGGCCCCAAGTAACAATTGCTACAGCTATAGTATTTTGTCATCGTTTTTTCCTTCGTCAATCTCATGCCAAAAATGACAGACAGGTAAGCCTTGCTGAAATTTTTATGAGCTTATATGTCTGTTATCAAACAACATATTTTCTACTTTATCTGTAAATCGTTTTCTATGCATGGTAGGCAGTATACTAACATGTATTCAAACATTGATGCTCGCCACCCATATTGTGAAAGAGAAGAATAAATGATTTGTTGTCGCCTTAGAACATGTATCTTATTGGATTCCATGATATGGTAAATTTTGTTTGGCTCTGTAGGAAAGACATGCAGGCTAACACTATAGTgcatctttgattcaaatgatttcttaATGAATTTTAGacgattctaatccttaggattgTGTCTACATGGGtcgtttgatttgtaggattgcaatctacatAAATTCTCCCTTGATCCATTTGCATTAGATTTCGAAGGAAAATTTACATCTACTCCAACCTCTTGTTAAGAATCCTACGCTTTTGGGGTATTGAAGAAGACATGACACTCTATTGCTGTGTTTTTCTTATTCCTTTGCTTTagaaatcctgtgaatcaaagcggccctaagtattttttttcttggaTAGCGTACAATATAGAGCATGCTGCTTGCAATATGTTATTTTTTAGGGGTGGTATTTTTCTTATACTCAACTTCATGTTGCAAATTGTCGTCAATGTAAGTTCATTATAATCTGCAGACAATAGCCACAGTTTGCATGTTCTTGGCGGGTAAAGTTGAAGAAACACCTAGACCCCTGAAGGATGTCGTACTCATCTCTTATGAGATCATCCACAAAAAGGATCCTGCTGCAGTCGCCCGAATTAAGCAGAAGGTGAGATTATTTTTGTGAGCATTTTCTTGATAGCACACATAATCTTTTTTGTACTTGTTCTCCCTCACAACATAAAGCTGCAACTCTTCTATAGCTGGTGCATTTTTATTTCCTGAGTACTGTGACAAGAACGGTTTGTGTTGTTGTGTGTAGGAAGTGTATGAACAACAGAAGGAACTTCTTTTGATCGGGGAGCGCCTTGTGCttgtaacacttggttttgacatGAATGTGCACCACCCTTACAAGCCTTTGGTTGAAGCAATAAAAAAATTCAAGGTTGCTCAAAATGCACTTGCTCAAGTTGCCTGGAATTTTGTCAATGATGGGTATGCTGAAATTACCCTTATCCTTACAAAAATAGTAATCCCCCATTATGCCTATTTACTATACCTTAAAAGGGGTGTACAGGCTACGCACTTCGCTTTGCCTGCAATTTAAGCCCCATCATATTGCTGCCGGCGCAATCTTCCTTGCTGCAAAGTTCCTCAAAGTCAAGCTTCCAGCAGACGGGGAAAAGGTCTGGTGGCAAGAGTTTGATGTAACTCCACGTCAGTTGGAAGGTTGGTCCCTAGATACATAGTCAGTATTGCATATTTGCACAATTTTACTATGCATTATTGTAAGGATAGTAGTTTAAATGCCTTTGAAAGCAAGCAGCAATTGTTCCCATGCTTTAGGCGCTTATGAGATTGGATGGCCAAAATTTCATCACCATCTTAATCTTAGTTCAGCAATGATACTGGAACTAGGTTGGTTAGGTCAGAGACACAAGGTGTTTTGTGAGGTGCACAGAGTACTCCCTCCTTTTCATAATTCGAGCAAGCTTGTCTTAGTTTTTTTTACTTCCTTTTCACATTACAGCGCGTATTAGGAAATCGAGGCGCAGCAAGCCAATGCACGCAAGATTATATTGTGCCCTAGTTATTGAACATCTAAGTAACTCAATCAAACATAAAAAgaaaacaacagcaacaacaacaacaaagccttagatgtgcaatacttacaCGTATCACACGAATCTCCACGTAAGATCAATGggataggacttagatgtgcaatacttatggtacatctagatgtgctttggcAAAACTGATATACATATCACAAGAGGTTCCATGAGCAAATACATTAAGCCTAATAAACAACCCCCCTTAACTCCTTGGTATGCGAGTTGttgacttgttgttaagatgtgCTCCTTTTCTAAACGGAGTATTATTGTTCTGGGATACGAATGCACAAGGGAATGCCATGACACGAACACATTGTTATGAACTTGTATTTGGTAGCCTTATTTATGGGACTTGAGGTATTTTTGTTGGTGTTGAGTGTTGACTTGGAGGACAACTTTTCTGGTAGCCCTTGCCTGTTGTCATTTCTGTTATACAGAAAATTTGCTTAGTAGCATCACAATGAGGTATAGTTTGGAAATTATCATCTAACATGTGGATGGCATGTGGGACCTGGGACCACACTAAGCAGCAGACTGTATTTTTCAGCTTGGTGATTTTGCAACGGTACTGAGCAGTATTGCCCGTTATTATATATATCTATTTTTATAGAGCTGATGCTCCTTTTACTCCATTTCTGTCATGGTGATGGTTTTTATGCTCTTTGTTGTGAAGTAAGATGCATACCAAAGAACCATTCTTATATTTTTTGTGACATTTGTTTTCAGAGGTTAGCAACCAAATGTTGGAGCTCTACGAGCAGAACCGTGTTGGACCACCACCTTCACAAGGGAATGACACCGAAGGCAGCTCTGCAAGTGTGGTTAATCAGCATGCTCCTGTGAAATCTGAGGAGCCTCCTGCCCATGAAACTCATCAAGCACCTAGACAGTCGAGCGTACCAGGCCGTCATGGGCATGACCACCCTCAGCCTGAAAAGCAGAACTCAAACCAGAGGATACCCAAGAGTGAAGCAAGGGATGGCACTACCAACAGCAATGAAGGCACAAATATGTCCTCATCAATGATGGATGCGATGAAAAAGATAGATAAGGATAAGGTGAAAGCTGCGCTGGAGAAACGGAGGAAGTCGAAAGGCGATGCTGGTAGGAAAGTGGACGTCATGGATGATGATGACCTGATTGAGAGGGAGCTGGAACATGGCGTGGAGTTGGCTGCCGAGGACGAGAAAAAACACGACAGAAGGCAGAGCTGGCCCCACCCCGCGCACCGGGAGGATCACCAGAACACGGCTCGCAAGGCGGAGAACACCGAAGAGGGCGAGCTGTCCCTGGATGGCCAGGAATACCGCTCTCCTGGCCCCGACAACCGGAAGAGGAAGGACGCGCACGAGCACAGGAGCAATGACCGCAGCGCCGAGAGAGACATCAAGAGGCCGAGGCCATGAGATGAAGTATTCATTGTGGGGGGTGATCAGCGGTGACGGACTGAGAACTGGTGTTTTGAGCGCCAGTGCGTGATACCTAGTTTTTGCATCGCGGGAACATACAGGTGCTTGTTTGCCTATGTTGGGAGATTTGAAATGTACTGTACTGTAACTTGAAAAGATGAGGAGTATGTACATGTTCAGGTTATGGAACATTCGGCAGCAGTTTGGTGTCGAGGAACGATAGGAAAGAGGCTGCATGGCCTGCACCCGAAGGCTATATAaataactttttaaatacatggATTTGAAGCAAATTTGGATTGGGACATTTATATGGATTTGAAACAAATTTGATTGGCACATTTCTATGCTGGTGCTGTGATCTGATGCTCCGTATTTTGGGTGTGCCATTGGTACTGTCAACCATCGTCAGTTCATTGGTGTGAGAAGCGAGTAATAAACGAGTAACCATTCCgcaaaaatatactccctctgtttcaaaatagatgacccaactttgtactaaagttagtacaaaattgagtcatctatttcaactttgtactaaagttagtacaaaattgagtcatctattttagtattttagaacggagggagtaaaaattAAACGAGCAACCAAGCTATCGATTTGTTTCGGTACATTTTCATAACAACTCGACAGCCATAGGCGCAATACACACAAAAATTGCCGCCTGAGCAACGAGCCATTCTTCGCGGGCGCATCAGGCGTGACGCACCCGCCGTCTCCGTACTACGAGCGCTCAGTCCGCCAGCCGCCCAGGCCCCGGCGCCCCGCACGAACGCGACGGCCGCCTCGCACTCGGCGATCACCAGCTTGTCGGCCCCGGGCCTCGTGATCGGCGGGAAGAAGAGCCAGAAGGCCGTCACGAGCACGAATGCCAGCGTCAGCGGGGTGGCCACCAGCCGCGGCGGGCGCCACCACGCGTCGTGCCTCGCCCACCACGCCTCCGCCACCGCGCAC
The window above is part of the Triticum aestivum cultivar Chinese Spring chromosome 2A, IWGSC CS RefSeq v2.1, whole genome shotgun sequence genome. Proteins encoded here:
- the LOC123189548 gene encoding cyclin-T1-3, yielding MDIMQTSDSSHHGIVENSPYTTPYDRRVEGDQLGASWYFSRKEIEENSLSRRDGIDLKKESYLRKSYCTFLQDFGMRLKVPQVTIATAIVFCHRFFLRQSHAKNDRQTIATVCMFLAGKVEETPRPLKDVVLISYEIIHKKDPAAVARIKQKEVYEQQKELLLIGERLVLVTLGFDMNVHHPYKPLVEAIKKFKVAQNALAQVAWNFVNDGLRTSLCLQFKPHHIAAGAIFLAAKFLKVKLPADGEKVWWQEFDVTPRQLEEVSNQMLELYEQNRVGPPPSQGNDTEGSSASVVNQHAPVKSEEPPAHETHQAPRQSSVPGRHGHDHPQPEKQNSNQRIPKSEARDGTTNSNEGTNMSSSMMDAMKKIDKDKVKAALEKRRKSKGDAGRKVDVMDDDDLIERELEHGVELAAEDEKKHDRRQSWPHPAHREDHQNTARKAENTEEGELSLDGQEYRSPGPDNRKRKDAHEHRSNDRSAERDIKRPRP